GCTTGGTGACCCGTTCGACCTCGGCGCGCTCGGCGGCCTGGTGGTCGTCGCGGACCTTGGCGTCGCGATCGTTCATGGTGCGCAGGATCGGCGGGAGCAGGACGAACTTCATGAGCGCCCACAGCGCGAGGAAGAAGAGCGCCGCCCAGAACATCTCGCTGATCTCGGGCAGGATCGGGTTCTTGGTCTCCTCGGCGACCGCGTCACCAGCTTCGGCGGCGGCGGCGAGGACCGTGCTCAGCAGGACCACTCAGGGTCTCCTTGCGTGTGCGGGTTGGAAGGGATCGGACGAGGACGTCGTCGCGTCGGGTGGGTCACCGGCCGCCCCGTGAGGCGGCCGGTGCGCAACCCCGACGGATCAGACGAACTTGAGGAGGATGAAGACGACGAAGCCGATGAGGGCCAGGGCCTCGGTGAAGGCGATGCCGAGGAACATGGTGGTGCGCACCATGCCGGCGGCCTCGGGCTGGCGGGCCATGGCCTGCACGGACTGGCCGACCAGGTAGCCGATGCCGATGCCCGGGCCGAGGGTGGCGAGGCCGTAGGCGAGACCGGCCTGCCCGGCAGCGGAGATGTTCTGGGCGTCGCCGGCCTCGTAGACGACGGCTTCGGCCTGCGCAAGGATGCTCATTGGTGGTGGGTCTCCTGTTGTCGGGGTTGCGCCACCGGGTGGGCCGATGACGACACGGGTTGACGACCCGGGCGGACGCCCGGATCTTCGATCAGTGGTCGGGGTGCATGGCGCCGCCGATGTACACGGAGGCGAGGATGGTGAAGATGTAGGCCTGCAGGAACGCCACCATGATCTCGAAGCCGACGAGGCCGACCAGCATGGCGAAGGAGAAGGGCAGCACGACCGCCAGCAGCGTGGCCGAGAACAGCGTGATGCAGAGCACGCTGAAGGTGACCAGCAGGATGTGGCCGGCGAGCAGGTTGGCGAAGAGACGGACGGCCAGCGAGAAGGGCCGCACCAGGAACGTCGAGAGGATCTCGATGGGCACCACGAGGATGTACAGGGCCTTGGGCACACCAGGGGGTGCCACGGCGTTCCAGAAGTACTTGGGGCCCTGGTGCTTGACGCCCACGGCGACGAAGAAGACGAGGGTGAGCAGGGCCAGGAAGGCCGGCCCGGCCATGCGGGCGTTGGCCGGCATGTGGAAGAACGGGATGACCTCGAACAGGTTGCCGATGAAGATGAAGAAGAAGAGGCTGGCGAGGTAGGGCAGGTAGCGGATGCCGTCGGGGCCCACCGTCTGCATGATGATGCCGTCACGGATGAACGCGACCGACGACTCCGCCAGGTTCTGCACGCCTCGTGGCACCATCGCACCCTTGCGGGCCAGCAGGAAGAAGATCGTCGTGGCCGCCAGGGCGATCAGGTTGATCAGCGCGATCTTGTTGAAGGCGTACCACTGACCGTCACCGAAGGCGTTGGGCCACTCGACGAGCTGTTCGATGGTCGGAAACTCGAGTCCGAGGATCACGGGGCGGACGACTCCTTCGAGGCGGGGCTGGGCCCGGGCTTGAGGCCGGGGAAGGCCAGCGACGCCGAGACGTAGCGGGTCTCCCAGAGCAAGAGGCCGAGGTGGGTGATGATGATGGTGATGCCGAGCGGCACCAGGTCGACCCACGACGCGTCGACCACGAACCAGACGGCGGCGAACACGAGCGTGAGGCGGATCAGGAAACCGAACAGCGCGGCGAACATGAGCAGCGCCGGGGAGATGCGGGCCGCGTAGGAGAGCATGGCGGCGGCCAGGGTGAAGTTCACCAGCACG
The window above is part of the Rhabdothermincola salaria genome. Proteins encoded here:
- a CDS encoding ATP synthase subunit I, which translates into the protein MLEQPASAVDGPAPEGVIARDMLKRAAMVGPALVLVFGLIWGLDGAVSTLYGLAIVLVNFTLAAAMLSYAARISPALLMFAALFGFLIRLTLVFAAVWFVVDASWVDLVPLGITIIITHLGLLLWETRYVSASLAFPGLKPGPSPASKESSAP
- the atpB gene encoding F0F1 ATP synthase subunit A — protein: MILGLEFPTIEQLVEWPNAFGDGQWYAFNKIALINLIALAATTIFFLLARKGAMVPRGVQNLAESSVAFIRDGIIMQTVGPDGIRYLPYLASLFFFIFIGNLFEVIPFFHMPANARMAGPAFLALLTLVFFVAVGVKHQGPKYFWNAVAPPGVPKALYILVVPIEILSTFLVRPFSLAVRLFANLLAGHILLVTFSVLCITLFSATLLAVVLPFSFAMLVGLVGFEIMVAFLQAYIFTILASVYIGGAMHPDH
- the atpE gene encoding ATP synthase F0 subunit C yields the protein MSILAQAEAVVYEAGDAQNISAAGQAGLAYGLATLGPGIGIGYLVGQSVQAMARQPEAAGMVRTTMFLGIAFTEALALIGFVVFILLKFV